CGATCCGGAGACGACGGACACCTTCGAGGCGGCTGCGGTCACCGATCCGGACTTCCTCGCGCGCTACGTCGCCCTCCGGAACCGGACGGACGACCTCTCGCCGGCGCAGGCGCTCACGCTCACGGTCGTGATCGGACAGTTCGAGTCGGGGACGCCCCGCGCCGACGGCGCGCCCGAGGCGTTTCTCGCCGTCGACGGCGAGGACCTCGTCCGCCTCGTCAAGCTTCACGAGCGCTGTGTCGTGTACGCCTGGCGCGAGGACTGCCCGCCCTGTGACGCGATCCGGTCGGACTTCGACGAGTTGTTCGGCGACGAACCGCCGGGCGATCTACTCCTGTTGGCGGTGTACGGCCCGGACTGCCCCCGGCTGCTGGACCGGGAGTTCGACGTGAGCGGCGCGCCGACGACCCTGTTTACGCTCGACGGCCGCGTCGACTCGCGGTTCGTCGGCGCGCCGTCGACGGAGGGACTCGAAACCGAAATCGAGACGCTCCGCGAGCGGACGCCGCCGTCGGCGGAGTGAGCGGGGTCGTCGGAGTCGTTCGCCGGGATCGACGCGCACCCCCCCCCACCGTGGGCATTTAATTCCCCGTCGGTCGTTGGTCGGCTATGCGTATCGACATCGACCGCGACCGACTCGTCGAGACGATGGAAGAACAGGCGGCCATCGGTGGGACGGACGGTGGCGGCCTCCATCGGCTCACCCTCTCCGACGCCGACGCGGAGGCCCGCGACTGGTTCGCCGACTGCGCCGACGAGATGGGGATGGACCTCCGGGTCGACGCCTTCGGCAACATGTTCGCCCGGCGCGAGGGCGCCGACCCCGACGCCGAACCGGTACTCGTGGGATCGCACCTCGACTCCCAGCCCTACGGCGGCATCTTCGACGGCGCGCTCGGCGTGGTCGCCGCCATCGAGTTCGTCCGGACGCTCGACGACGACGGCATCGAGACCGAGCGACCGGTCGAGGTGGTCAACTGGACCAACGAGGAGGGGTCGCGGTTCCCGCCGGCGATGCAGGGCAGCGGCGTCTGGGCCGGCGCTCACGACATCGAGGCGGAGTACGAGAAGACCGACGCCGACGGCGTTCGACTGGTGGACGAACTCGAACGGATCGGCTACCGGGGTGACGAACCGGCCGAACCCCGCGAGCCGTACCACGCGTACCTCGAACTCCACCCGGAACAGGGGCCGTTTCTGGAGGAGACGGGCGCGGACGTGGGCATCGTCACCGGCATCGTCGGCCTGCGGTGGGCGGAAGTGACCTTCGAGGGGCAGGCCAACCACTCGGGGACGACGCCGATGCGCTACCGCGACGACGCGCTGGTCGCGGCGTCGGACGTGGTGACGGCGATCCGACGGCTCCCGGGTTCCCTCGGGGAGCGCACCGTCGCCACCGTCGGCTCCCTGACCGTCGAACCGAACTCGGTCAACATCGTCCCCGAGACGGTGCAGTTCACGACGGACATCCGCGACCCCGACGAGTCGACCCTCGACCGCGGCGTCGAGCGGATGGAGGCCGAAGTCGCGGCGGCCGCCGAGCGCGAGGGCGTCGACTACGACATCGAACACACGATGCGGGCGGCGAGCGTCGACTTCCCCGACCGCCCGGTCGAGGCCGTCGCGGACGCGGTCGACGACCTGGGCTACGACGGTCGCCGGATGGTGAGCGGCGCCGGCCACGACGCCACCCACACCGCGTCGGTCTGTGATACGGCCATGGTCTTCTCGGTCAGCGAGGACGGCAAGAGCCACACCGAAGACGAGTTCACGAGCTGGGCGGACTGCTACAGCTCGGCGTCCGTGCTGGCGAACGCGGCTCTCGACCTCGCCGGGCGCGTCGACTGAGACGGAGTAGTGTAACTGTTCACCGGTGGTTCGCCGCCCCGTCTTGGCGAACCGCCGGTACTGACTTACAACGTCCCGTCTGAGACGGACAGAGCTGATCGGCGGGTCACCCGAGCGGGAGGATCGGTCGGCGGGGTCGTCGCCCCCGATCAGGCCGACTCCGCGCTCTCCGTCTCCGGGCGGTACTCGCCGAGCAGTGACTCGACTGCCCGCCAGTCGACCGGCGGGGCGTGGTCGTCGAGCGCGGCCTCGAAGTCGGCCAGCCGGTCGCCGTAGCGGTCCCGCCACGCGGCCGCCGGCCCCCCGTCGAAGCGGTCGTCGATCGACCGCCATCGCTCCTCGAGGCCCGTGAGACGGTCGTCGAGGGCTGCGAGGCCCTCGGCGTCGACGGCGCCGTGGGCGTCGTCGGGACCGGGGTCGGGCCAGGCCCGGAGGTCGTCGACCTCGGCACGCAGGTCGTCGAGCAGGAGCCGCGCGACCCGGTGTCTGAGGGCGGCGTCGAACCGGACGGCGGCGGGGTCGACGTCCGCCTCCACGTCCCCGGCCGCGAGCGCGTCGAAGGTCCCCGCCACGCCGTCGACGAAGCCCGCGACCGCGTCGGCGTCGTCGTCGAGGGCGGCCAGCCGACGGTCGGGGGTCCGGACCCACGCCTCGAACTCCTCGGCGTCGACGCCGAGTTTGTCGGCGGTGTGCTGGGCGGAATTGGCCGCGGCGTTGAGTCGACGAATCTCGACCGCCGTCTCGTAGATGGCGTCGGGTTCGTTCGCGAGGTCGACGACCGACTGAAGCTGGTCGCCGAGGTCGTCGACACGGGACGCGACCGCCGCGTGTCGCGTCTCGAAGTCGTCGAGACGCTCGGCCACGCTGTCTAGGTGATCGACCGCCGCGGCGGCCTCGCGAGCGTCGTCGATCAGCATCCCGGCGTTTTCCACGCGCGTCTCGGGGGTCGACACCACCTTCGAGACGTGGGCGAGCGCGTCGTCGACCGCCTCGCGGCGCACGATACCGTCCGTCGTCACCCGTCCCAGCGCCGCCCGAACCGCGTCGGGGTCGTCGCCGGTCCGGGCGACGACCCCGTCCACGGCCGCGTCTAGCGACAGCCCGTCGAGCGAGTCGTCGTGGTCGATCACACGAACCGTTTCCGCCGAGGCGGCGTTATAATTTTCCGTATCAGCGTCTCTGAGGACTATTTTCGCATATATAGCTGAAGGATTGGTACACTGTAGCATGGGTCCGGGATCTACCCCTCATATAAACGACCTTTACGAGAACTCCGGGAAATCAACTCGATGTCAGACAACACTGGAACCGAGGGCGGTCGAGTTTCGCGGCGGGCGTTCATCACGACGACAGGTGCCGTCGGCATCGCCGGTCTGGCCGGCTGTGGCGGGCAGTCGGGCGGGGGCGACGGCGGCGCCGGCGGCGACGGCGGGGCCGACCCCACGGCCACCGAAGCCGAATCGGATATGGACAGCGAACCGACGGAGACGGAATCGAGCGACGACGGCACCGACGGCCTGAACACCTCGCTGCTCAACGCCGAGGGGTCCTCCACCGTCTACCCAATCTCGAACACCGGCAGTGCCTACTGGAACTCCAACGCACCGCCGAGCGACGGCGAGTACTGGGGATCGAACTCGGAGAGTACCGTCCCCGGTTGGAGCCAGCTCGGCGAGCCGGACATGCTTCTTGCCGATTACTTCGCCCAGAAGTTCGGCTTCGAACCGACCGAGGAGCGCTCCAGCCCGCCGTTCCCGACGACGGTCGGCCTGAGCCACTCGGGAACCGGCTGTGAGGCCGTCACCGAAGGGCTGGTCGACATCGGCAACTCCTCGGGGCCGATCACGGCCGAACTCGACTGGAGCGAGGAGAAGGCCCAGAGCGAGGTCGTCGACAACGTCGTCGGCCGCGACGGCCAGCCTGTCGTCGTCAGTTCGGACGTGATCGACGCCGGCGTCACCCAGCTGACCGGCGAAGAAGTCCGCGGGATCTACCAGGACGAGATCACCAACTGGAACCAGATCGAAGGCGTCGACTACGATCAGGAGATCTACGCCATCGGTCGCGCCGAGGGCTCCGGGACGGACACCTCGTTCCGCCTGAACATGCTCGGCGGCGCCGACGCCGCGATGCCCGGTGTCGACACCCGCTTCGGGCAGAACCAGCAGGTCGCACAGGCCGTCTCCCAGAACGAGGGCTCCATCGCGTACATGGCGCTGGCGTTCACCAGCGAGACCGTCGTTCCGGTCGGCATCGACTTCGAGGGCACGCTCTACGAGCCGGACCGCGACGCGGAGAACACCATCTTCGACAGCGACTACCCGCTCAACCGCGACCTCCACATGTACACGCTGATCGAGGAGGACAACCCGAACGGCGGCGGGTACGACGCCCGCGAGGCCGCGTTCATCAACATGTTCCTCAACGAGTTCGGGCAGACCGTCTTCGTCGAGGGGAACAACTACATCCCGCTGCCGACGAGCGACCTGGAGTCGATGAAAGAGCAGGTCTCGGCGCTCGCCACCGAAGACCTGATCATGCCGTAACTCCGGCGACACGACCGGATCGGCCCGCCGACCGAGACCGCCGACAGCTCATTTTTATGACACTCTCCCACCCAAAACATCAAACAAACGATATATGTCATCAGTAACACGCACCGAACGGTTGAACGCGGCCGCGGGGCGGCAGTTCCAGCGGGTTCGTGATTTCGTCGACGATACCGACCCCGCGGCGCTGGTCGTCGTCGGGGTCATCGCCGTCTCCCTCCTGACGGCCTTCGTCGGGTTTCTCGCGGTGTCGAACCTCACCGTCCTGCCGTTCCTCGTGTTCGTCGCGGCGACGGGGTACGGCTGGGTGCGTCACCAGGAGGAGACCGCGCTGATACTGACGCTGACGATGACGGTTTCGACCCTGCTGATCCTCGGGCTGATCATCGTGTTCATCTTCCGGGAGTCGGTCCCGGTCATTCAGTACGAAACCGCCACCGTGTTCGGGGTGGAGGTGCCGGGACTGCGGATGTTCATCCAGGCTAGGTGGGACGCGGTGTCGGATCCGATCCGGTACTCGATGGCGCCGATGATCCACGGCACTCTGCTGGTGACGGTGATCGCGACGGCGGTGGCCGGGCCGCTCGGCGTCGCCGCCGCGCTCTTCCTGTCGGAGATCGCACCCGCCGTCGTCCGCGAGTTCGTCAAACCGGGCGTCGAGATCCTCGCCGGCATCCCCTCCATCGTCTACGGGTTCATCGGGTTCACGATCCTCAGCCCGTGGGCTTCGGATCAGTTCCAGACCACCGGTCAGGGGAGTTACCTGTTCGTCGGCATCGTCGTCGGGCTGATGGCGCTGCCGACGGTCGTCTCGGTCGCCGAGGACGCCCTCAGCAGCGTCCCCGAGTCGATGAAAAGCGGGTCGCTCGCCGTCGGGACGACCGACTGGCAGACCATGACCTCGATCACCCTGCCCGCGGCCTTCTCCGGCGTCTCCGCGGCGGTCCTCCTCGGCGTCGGGCGCGCCATCGGCGAGACGATGGCCGCGACCGTCATGTTGCGCGGCGTCCCGCGGCTCACCGAGCCGCTGGTGAACGTCTTCTACGGACAGGAGACGCTCACGTCGCTCATCGCCCGCAACTACGGCGAGGCCGACGGTCTCCAGATGGACGCGCTGTTCGTCGCCGGCGTGATCCTCTTTCTCACCGTTCTCGCCATCTCCATCGGCGCGCAGTACATCGAGTGGCGGATGCGCAGCAAGCTGGGGGGTGAGGCCTGATGGCGGGCGCGACCGGGTCGCGGCTCGTCGACGGCGACACGACGGCGACCGACGCCGTCGCCGCAGCGACGGTCGGCCTCTCGGCGATCCTGTTCGTCCTCGCGGTGGCGGCGATGTTCGAGCGGGTGAGCCTCACCGGCACCCTCGCCGGCGTGCCGACGGTGACCCTGCTCGGCGGGCTGTTGATCGCCCTCGGCGTCGCCGTGGGCGTCTTCGGCGTCGGGTCGCGACTCGGCTACGTCGAGACCGACCCCGATTCGAGCGCCGGCCTGATCGCGAGCTTCGGCGCCGCGGTGCCGTGGTTCGTCATCGGTGGCGGGGTCGCCTCGGAGACGCTCGGGCTCGGCGTCACCGGTGGCGTCGCCGGCGCCGCCGTCGCCGGCGGCGTGGCCTTCGTCGCGACCGCCGTCCCTCGAGAAGACGTCGGCTCGACGGTGCCGCTCGGCGCCCTCCTCGCCTTCGTCGGCCTAGTCTTCCTCACCGGAACCATCGGTCCCGGCTGGCTGTGGAACCTCGGCTGGGAACAGCAGGCGTCGATCACCGCCGAGTTCCTCGTGCCGGCCGCGACGCTGTTTTGCGCCCTCTACGGCGGCTGGGCCGCGGCGAAGGCCTACGGCCGCTTCGGCGCCCGCGGCCGACACATGGGCGCGTACGTGCTCGTCTACCTGAACGCGCTCTCCATCATCGCCTTCCTGTTCATCCTGATCGCCTTCGTCGTCGTCCAGGGACTGCCCGGCCTGCTCACCGGCGTCCAGATCGGTGCGGGCGTCGGTCCGCAGCTGTTCGGCTCGTTCGAACTGCCGGTGTACGTCCCGTTCGTCATGAACGGCGTCGCGCTCCTGAACGACTTCCAGGGGGTGCTCCCGGCCATCGTCGGCACGGTCTGGCTGGTCGTCGGCGCGGTGCTGTTCGCGGTGCCGCTGGGCGTCGGCGCGGCCATCTTCCTCACCGAGTACGCCGAGCGCGGCCGGTTCACCCAGGCGGTCGAGGTGGCGACCAACGGCCTCTGGAGTACGCCGAGCATCGTCTTCGGGCTCTTTGGCTTTGCCTTCCTCATCCCCCGGTTTGGCAACCGGAAGTCGCTGCTCGCCGGGATGCTCACGCTCGGGTTCATGCTCCTGCCGCTGGTGCTGATCACGAGCCGCGAGGCGATGCTCTCGGTGCCCGACGAGTACCGCGACGCGAGCGCGGCACTCGGCGTCTCGAAGTGGCAGACCGTCCGCAGCGTCGTCCTCCCGGCCGCGCTACCGGGCGTCGTCACGGGGGTCATCCTCGGCGTCGGCCGGATCGCGGGCGAGACGGCGCCCATTCTGCTGACGATGGCCGGCGGAACCTTCGTCCCCGGGGCACAGACGGTCGACGTCGTCGGCGGCTTCGAGTTCACGGGCTCGCCGCCGTTCGTCGCCAACCCCGAACTCCTGCAGGCGACCTCGGCGCTCCCGTACCAGCTGTACGCCCTCATCACCGCGGGCGTCGGCCTGGGAAGCAACGTCTCCGATCCGACCGGGTTCCGGTGGGCGACGGCGCTCGTCCTGCTCGCCGTCGTCCTCTCGTTTTACGCCATCGGCATCGGGGCGCGCTACTACTTCCGACGGCAACTCAGACACGACTAACCATGAGTGATTCACGACAGACACGGAGTCAGACGGAGACCAGGACGACCGGCAGCGATCAGCCGCTCGAAACCACGAGCGGCGAGACGGTCGAAGAGACCAGAGCGGAGTGGGTCGAGTACGACTTCCGGGGCGAGGCGAAGATGGTCGCCGAGGACCTCGACGTGCACTACGGCGACGACCACGCCCTGAAGGGGGTCTCGATGGAGATTCCCGAGAAGAGCGTCACCGCACTCATCGGCCCCTCGGGCTGTGGGAAGTCGACCTACCTTCGCTGTCTCAACCGGATGAACGACCGCATCAACGCCGCCCGCGTCGACGGCTCGGTCCGCCTCGACGGGAAGGAAATCTACCAGGACGGCATCAATCTGGTGGAACTGCGCAAGCGGGTCGGGATGGTGTTCCAGTCGCCGAACCCGTTCCCGAAGTCGATCCGGGACAACATCTCGTACGGCCCCCGGAAACACGGCGACATCGAGACCGGGCTGTTGGCCCGGATGCTCGGCCGCGACGACAGCGAGGCGGAGCGCGAACTCGTCGAGCGGGCGCTCAAACAGGCCGCGCTCTGGGACGAGGTGCACGACCGCCTCGACGACAACGCGCTCGGCCTCTCCGGCGGGCAGCAACAGCGGCTCTGTATCGCCCGGTGTCTGTCCGTCGACCCCGAGGTCATCCTGATGGACGAACCGGCGTCGGCGCTCGATCCCATCGCCACCGCCAAGATCGAGGACCTGATCAACGACCTCGCGAAGGAGTATACGGTCGTCATCGTCACCCACAACATGCAGCAGGCGGCCCGCATCTCGGACCAGACCGCGGTCTTCCTCACCGGCGGCAAACTCGTCGAGTACGGCGACACCGATCAGATATTCGAGGACCCGCGGAGCCAGCGCGTCGAAGACTACATCTCGGGCAAGTTCGGCTAACCGTGACCCGGGAGGAGTACCAGTCGTCGCTCGCCGACCTTCGCACCGAGGTGCTCGCGATGGGCGAACTCGTCGCCGACCGCCTCGACCGCGCGCTGGCGGCGCTCGCGACGGTCGACGAGGCGGTCGCACGCGAGGTGGCCGGCGCCGACGACGCGGTCGACCGCCGGTATCTGGCCCTCGAATCGACGTGCATCCAGCTGTTCGCCCGCCAGCAGCCCGTCGCCGGCGACCTCCGCTTCGTCGCCTCGTCGTTCAAAATCGTCACCGACCTCGAACGGGTC
This window of the Haloplanus rubicundus genome carries:
- a CDS encoding thioredoxin family protein, encoding MSSTDAVEQLIERDVFEPVDSDGLRPTESFREAVDRHRRTLAERDPDERSAAVAELADDPETTDTFEAAAVTDPDFLARYVALRNRTDDLSPAQALTLTVVIGQFESGTPRADGAPEAFLAVDGEDLVRLVKLHERCVVYAWREDCPPCDAIRSDFDELFGDEPPGDLLLLAVYGPDCPRLLDREFDVSGAPTTLFTLDGRVDSRFVGAPSTEGLETEIETLRERTPPSAE
- a CDS encoding Zn-dependent hydrolase, producing MRIDIDRDRLVETMEEQAAIGGTDGGGLHRLTLSDADAEARDWFADCADEMGMDLRVDAFGNMFARREGADPDAEPVLVGSHLDSQPYGGIFDGALGVVAAIEFVRTLDDDGIETERPVEVVNWTNEEGSRFPPAMQGSGVWAGAHDIEAEYEKTDADGVRLVDELERIGYRGDEPAEPREPYHAYLELHPEQGPFLEETGADVGIVTGIVGLRWAEVTFEGQANHSGTTPMRYRDDALVAASDVVTAIRRLPGSLGERTVATVGSLTVEPNSVNIVPETVQFTTDIRDPDESTLDRGVERMEAEVAAAAEREGVDYDIEHTMRAASVDFPDRPVEAVADAVDDLGYDGRRMVSGAGHDATHTASVCDTAMVFSVSEDGKSHTEDEFTSWADCYSSASVLANAALDLAGRVD
- a CDS encoding halo transducer protein, with the protein product MIDHDDSLDGLSLDAAVDGVVARTGDDPDAVRAALGRVTTDGIVRREAVDDALAHVSKVVSTPETRVENAGMLIDDAREAAAAVDHLDSVAERLDDFETRHAAVASRVDDLGDQLQSVVDLANEPDAIYETAVEIRRLNAAANSAQHTADKLGVDAEEFEAWVRTPDRRLAALDDDADAVAGFVDGVAGTFDALAAGDVEADVDPAAVRFDAALRHRVARLLLDDLRAEVDDLRAWPDPGPDDAHGAVDAEGLAALDDRLTGLEERWRSIDDRFDGGPAAAWRDRYGDRLADFEAALDDHAPPVDWRAVESLLGEYRPETESAESA
- a CDS encoding PstS family phosphate ABC transporter substrate-binding protein, translating into MSDNTGTEGGRVSRRAFITTTGAVGIAGLAGCGGQSGGGDGGAGGDGGADPTATEAESDMDSEPTETESSDDGTDGLNTSLLNAEGSSTVYPISNTGSAYWNSNAPPSDGEYWGSNSESTVPGWSQLGEPDMLLADYFAQKFGFEPTEERSSPPFPTTVGLSHSGTGCEAVTEGLVDIGNSSGPITAELDWSEEKAQSEVVDNVVGRDGQPVVVSSDVIDAGVTQLTGEEVRGIYQDEITNWNQIEGVDYDQEIYAIGRAEGSGTDTSFRLNMLGGADAAMPGVDTRFGQNQQVAQAVSQNEGSIAYMALAFTSETVVPVGIDFEGTLYEPDRDAENTIFDSDYPLNRDLHMYTLIEEDNPNGGGYDAREAAFINMFLNEFGQTVFVEGNNYIPLPTSDLESMKEQVSALATEDLIMP
- the pstC gene encoding phosphate ABC transporter permease subunit PstC, with the translated sequence MSSVTRTERLNAAAGRQFQRVRDFVDDTDPAALVVVGVIAVSLLTAFVGFLAVSNLTVLPFLVFVAATGYGWVRHQEETALILTLTMTVSTLLILGLIIVFIFRESVPVIQYETATVFGVEVPGLRMFIQARWDAVSDPIRYSMAPMIHGTLLVTVIATAVAGPLGVAAALFLSEIAPAVVREFVKPGVEILAGIPSIVYGFIGFTILSPWASDQFQTTGQGSYLFVGIVVGLMALPTVVSVAEDALSSVPESMKSGSLAVGTTDWQTMTSITLPAAFSGVSAAVLLGVGRAIGETMAATVMLRGVPRLTEPLVNVFYGQETLTSLIARNYGEADGLQMDALFVAGVILFLTVLAISIGAQYIEWRMRSKLGGEA
- the pstA gene encoding phosphate ABC transporter permease PstA — translated: MAGATGSRLVDGDTTATDAVAAATVGLSAILFVLAVAAMFERVSLTGTLAGVPTVTLLGGLLIALGVAVGVFGVGSRLGYVETDPDSSAGLIASFGAAVPWFVIGGGVASETLGLGVTGGVAGAAVAGGVAFVATAVPREDVGSTVPLGALLAFVGLVFLTGTIGPGWLWNLGWEQQASITAEFLVPAATLFCALYGGWAAAKAYGRFGARGRHMGAYVLVYLNALSIIAFLFILIAFVVVQGLPGLLTGVQIGAGVGPQLFGSFELPVYVPFVMNGVALLNDFQGVLPAIVGTVWLVVGAVLFAVPLGVGAAIFLTEYAERGRFTQAVEVATNGLWSTPSIVFGLFGFAFLIPRFGNRKSLLAGMLTLGFMLLPLVLITSREAMLSVPDEYRDASAALGVSKWQTVRSVVLPAALPGVVTGVILGVGRIAGETAPILLTMAGGTFVPGAQTVDVVGGFEFTGSPPFVANPELLQATSALPYQLYALITAGVGLGSNVSDPTGFRWATALVLLAVVLSFYAIGIGARYYFRRQLRHD
- the pstB gene encoding phosphate ABC transporter ATP-binding protein PstB; amino-acid sequence: MSDSRQTRSQTETRTTGSDQPLETTSGETVEETRAEWVEYDFRGEAKMVAEDLDVHYGDDHALKGVSMEIPEKSVTALIGPSGCGKSTYLRCLNRMNDRINAARVDGSVRLDGKEIYQDGINLVELRKRVGMVFQSPNPFPKSIRDNISYGPRKHGDIETGLLARMLGRDDSEAERELVERALKQAALWDEVHDRLDDNALGLSGGQQQRLCIARCLSVDPEVILMDEPASALDPIATAKIEDLINDLAKEYTVVIVTHNMQQAARISDQTAVFLTGGKLVEYGDTDQIFEDPRSQRVEDYISGKFG